Proteins encoded together in one Micromonospora kangleipakensis window:
- a CDS encoding electron transfer flavoprotein subunit alpha/FixB family protein: protein MAEVLVVVEATKEFGAKKVTLEMLTLARELGTPSAVVLGGTGAAEALSAKLGEYGAEKIYAAEGEEIDGYLVAPKATVLAELVKRVQPAAVLLASAQEGKEIAARLAVKLDNGILTDVVGLDADGTATQVAFAGSTIVKSKVTKGLPLVTVRPNSVNPTPAAATPAVEQLTVAVTDADKLAKVVDRVAEQKGTRPELTEASVVVSGGRGVGNADNFKLVEELADLLGGAVGASRAAVDSGYYPHQFQVGQTGKTVSPQLYVALGISGAIQHRAGMQTSKTIVAVNKDGEAPIFELADFGVVGDLFKVVPQAAEEIRKRK, encoded by the coding sequence ATGGCTGAGGTTCTCGTCGTCGTCGAAGCCACCAAGGAATTCGGCGCCAAGAAGGTCACCCTGGAGATGCTCACCCTCGCCCGCGAGCTGGGCACCCCCAGCGCGGTGGTGCTCGGTGGCACCGGCGCCGCCGAGGCGCTGAGCGCCAAGCTGGGCGAGTACGGCGCGGAGAAGATCTACGCCGCCGAGGGCGAGGAGATCGACGGCTACCTGGTGGCCCCGAAGGCCACCGTGCTGGCCGAACTGGTCAAGCGGGTACAGCCGGCCGCCGTGCTGCTCGCCTCCGCCCAGGAGGGCAAGGAGATCGCCGCCCGGCTCGCCGTCAAGCTGGACAACGGCATCCTGACCGACGTGGTCGGCCTCGACGCCGACGGCACCGCGACCCAGGTCGCCTTCGCCGGCTCCACCATCGTCAAGTCGAAGGTCACCAAGGGCCTGCCGCTGGTCACCGTCCGGCCGAACTCGGTCAACCCGACCCCGGCCGCCGCAACCCCGGCGGTGGAGCAGCTCACCGTCGCCGTCACCGACGCCGACAAGCTGGCCAAGGTCGTCGACCGGGTCGCCGAGCAGAAGGGCACCCGCCCCGAGCTGACCGAGGCGTCGGTCGTCGTCTCCGGCGGTCGCGGTGTCGGCAACGCCGACAACTTCAAGCTGGTCGAGGAGCTCGCCGACCTGCTCGGCGGCGCCGTCGGCGCGTCCCGCGCGGCGGTCGACTCCGGCTACTACCCGCACCAGTTCCAGGTCGGCCAGACCGGCAAGACCGTCTCCCCGCAGCTCTACGTCGCGCTGGGCATCTCCGGCGCGATCCAGCACCGGGCCGGCATGCAGACCTCGAAGACCATCGTCGCCGTGAACAAGGACGGCGAGGCCCCGATCTTCGAGCTCGCCGACTTCGGCGTGGTCGGCGACCTGTTCAAGGTCGTCCCGCAGGCCGCCGAGGAGATCCGCAAGCGCAAGTGA
- a CDS encoding DUF202 domain-containing protein: MTGDPGLQPERTRLAWRRTLLAFTAVAVLLVRLALTGDLAGALLAGVAVVGWLGTLALTWRRATGAGPRRAQRWSFPLTALAAAGFAVLGVLLVVRGLR; the protein is encoded by the coding sequence GTGACCGGCGACCCCGGGCTCCAGCCGGAGCGGACCCGGCTGGCCTGGCGCCGTACCCTGCTGGCGTTCACCGCGGTCGCCGTGCTGCTGGTCCGGCTCGCCCTCACCGGCGACCTGGCCGGCGCGCTGCTGGCCGGCGTGGCGGTGGTGGGTTGGCTCGGCACGCTCGCCCTGACCTGGCGGCGGGCCACCGGCGCCGGGCCGCGCCGGGCGCAACGCTGGTCGTTCCCGCTGACCGCGCTGGCCGCCGCCGGGTTCGCCGTGCTCGGCGTGCTGCTGGTGGTACGCGGGCTGCGCTGA
- a CDS encoding methionine synthase, with the protein MTDHAWPWPAGAATGIGSLPGTDIAEAQRIVFGELPAFPHLPELPARGPGADLIGRTGGLLVELPVELYAARWRIALRPGRDLRRARDLMERDLDQLAEQAEQYAGPVKVQAAGPFTLAAALELPIGGKLLRDPGAVRDLTGSLAEGLRGHVEAVRRRLPRASVLLQLDEPSLPAVLAGRVPTESGFGAHRPVESEVARTLLRTIVEAAGVPLVVHCCAPDVPLELIRTAGAVGVALDLGLVTDLDPLGEAIDAGLGLLAGAAPTSPPPAGRAPTSAQVADRVRQLWDRLGFPRRQLAEQVVVTPACGLAGATPGYARAVLTACRDAGRRLYEE; encoded by the coding sequence GTGACTGATCACGCATGGCCCTGGCCCGCCGGGGCGGCGACCGGCATCGGCTCGCTGCCCGGCACCGACATCGCCGAGGCGCAGCGGATCGTGTTCGGTGAGCTGCCCGCCTTCCCGCACCTGCCCGAGCTGCCCGCCCGGGGGCCGGGCGCCGACCTGATCGGCCGCACCGGCGGCCTGCTGGTCGAGCTGCCGGTCGAGCTGTACGCGGCTCGCTGGCGGATCGCCCTACGCCCGGGACGGGACCTGCGCCGCGCCCGTGACCTGATGGAACGCGACCTGGACCAGCTCGCCGAGCAGGCCGAGCAGTACGCCGGGCCGGTCAAGGTGCAGGCCGCCGGCCCGTTCACCCTGGCCGCCGCGCTGGAGCTGCCGATCGGTGGCAAGCTGCTGCGCGACCCGGGCGCGGTGCGCGACCTGACCGGCTCGCTCGCCGAGGGGCTGCGCGGGCACGTCGAGGCGGTGCGCCGGCGGCTGCCCCGCGCGTCGGTGCTGCTCCAGCTCGACGAGCCGTCCCTGCCGGCGGTGCTGGCCGGCCGGGTGCCCACCGAGAGCGGCTTCGGCGCCCACCGGCCCGTGGAGTCCGAGGTCGCCCGCACGCTGCTGCGCACGATCGTCGAGGCGGCCGGGGTGCCGCTGGTGGTGCACTGCTGCGCCCCGGACGTGCCGCTGGAGCTGATCCGCACCGCCGGGGCGGTCGGGGTGGCGCTGGACCTGGGCCTGGTCACCGACCTCGACCCGCTCGGCGAGGCGATCGACGCGGGGCTCGGGCTGCTGGCCGGCGCCGCGCCCACGTCGCCGCCGCCCGCCGGTCGCGCGCCGACCTCGGCCCAGGTCGCCGACCGGGTACGCCAGCTCTGGGACCGCCTCGGCTTCCCCCGCCGCCAGCTCGCCGAGCAGGTGGTGGTCACCCCGGCCTGCGGCCTCGCCGGGGCCACCCCGGGGTACGCCCGCGCGGTCCTCACCGCCTGCCGGGACGCCGGCCGCCGGCTGTACGAGGAGTGA
- a CDS encoding cysteine desulfurase family protein encodes MAYLDHAATTPMLDEALEAYVATAREVGNASSLHAAGRRARRRVEESRERVAAALGARPSEVIFTGGGTESDNLAVKGIFWARRAARPEWHRVISSAVEHHAVLDAVDWLAGHEGAEVGWLPVDAVGRLGPERLRAELAAHGDRVALVTAMWANNEVGTVQPVAELAAVAAEHGVPFHTDAIQAVGQVPVDFAASGVAALTVTGHKLGGPAGVGALLLARDVAATPLLHGGGQERDVRSGTLDTAGIVAFAVAVEAAVKGQQEYAARVAALRDELVERVRRAVPEVIFNGDPVDRLPGNAHFSFPGCEGDALLLLLDAQGIACSTGSACSAGVAQPSHVLLAMGADDDRARSSLRFTLGHTSTRADVDALIAALPAAVDRARRAAALRTPR; translated from the coding sequence ATGGCTTACCTGGATCACGCGGCGACCACCCCGATGCTCGACGAGGCACTCGAGGCGTACGTCGCCACCGCCCGCGAGGTCGGCAACGCGTCTTCGCTGCACGCGGCGGGCCGGCGTGCCCGGCGACGGGTGGAGGAGTCCCGCGAGCGGGTGGCCGCCGCGCTCGGCGCCCGCCCCTCCGAGGTGATCTTCACCGGGGGTGGCACGGAGAGCGACAACCTCGCGGTGAAGGGCATCTTCTGGGCCCGTCGCGCCGCCCGCCCCGAGTGGCACCGGGTGATCTCCAGCGCGGTCGAACACCACGCGGTGCTGGACGCGGTGGACTGGCTGGCCGGGCACGAGGGCGCCGAGGTGGGCTGGCTGCCGGTCGACGCCGTCGGCCGGCTCGGCCCGGAGCGGCTGCGCGCGGAGCTGGCCGCGCACGGTGACCGGGTGGCCCTGGTCACCGCCATGTGGGCCAACAACGAGGTGGGCACCGTGCAGCCGGTGGCCGAGCTGGCGGCGGTCGCCGCCGAGCACGGCGTGCCGTTCCACACCGACGCCATCCAGGCCGTCGGCCAGGTGCCGGTCGACTTCGCCGCGAGCGGCGTGGCCGCGCTGACCGTGACCGGGCACAAGCTCGGCGGCCCGGCCGGGGTCGGTGCGCTGCTGCTGGCCCGGGACGTCGCGGCCACCCCGCTGCTGCACGGCGGCGGCCAGGAGCGGGACGTGCGCTCCGGCACCCTCGACACCGCCGGCATCGTGGCCTTCGCCGTGGCCGTGGAGGCCGCGGTGAAGGGCCAGCAGGAGTACGCCGCCCGGGTGGCCGCGCTCCGCGACGAGCTGGTCGAGCGGGTCCGGCGGGCGGTGCCCGAGGTGATCTTCAACGGCGACCCGGTCGACCGCCTCCCCGGCAACGCGCACTTCTCCTTCCCCGGCTGCGAGGGTGACGCGCTGCTGCTGCTCCTCGACGCCCAGGGCATCGCCTGTTCGACCGGTTCGGCCTGCTCGGCCGGGGTGGCCCAGCCGTCGCACGTGCTGCTGGCGATGGGCGCCGACGACGACCGGGCCCGCTCCTCGCTGCGCTTCACCCTCGGCCACACCAGCACCCGCGCCGACGTCGACGCCCTCATCGCCGCCCTCCCGGCGGCGGTGGACCGGGCCCGCCGCGCCGCCGCCCTCCGCACCCCCCGCTGA
- a CDS encoding GNAT family N-acetyltransferase — protein sequence MTDLDARTLRDAYDTQLRPEIPDPLPAGVTVERDGPLVRILGLDQRGFLTYRTLDGLAGAELDALIARQVEFFRARGEGVEWKLNGHDEPADLGDRLRAAGFVPEDQETVVVGPVAALAGAVPVLPEGVRLREVTAREDLERIAAMEEEVWHDDRSHLVTGLTKEIEADPQSITIVVAEAGETVVSAGWIRYPANNGFGTLWGGSTLPEWRRKGIYRALVAYRARLAEQRGRTLVQVDCSEDSRPILERLGLVAVTTTTPYVYTP from the coding sequence ATGACCGATCTTGACGCGCGGACCCTGCGCGACGCCTATGACACCCAGCTCCGTCCGGAGATCCCGGATCCGCTGCCCGCCGGGGTGACCGTCGAACGGGACGGCCCGCTGGTCCGGATCCTCGGCCTGGACCAGCGCGGCTTCCTCACCTACCGCACGCTGGACGGGCTGGCCGGCGCGGAGCTGGACGCGCTGATCGCCCGGCAGGTCGAGTTCTTCCGGGCCCGGGGCGAGGGCGTGGAGTGGAAGCTCAACGGCCACGACGAGCCGGCCGACCTGGGCGACCGGCTGCGCGCCGCCGGCTTCGTCCCGGAGGACCAGGAGACCGTCGTGGTCGGCCCGGTCGCGGCGCTGGCCGGCGCCGTCCCGGTCCTGCCCGAGGGGGTACGCCTGCGCGAGGTCACCGCCCGCGAGGACCTGGAGCGGATCGCCGCCATGGAGGAGGAGGTCTGGCACGACGACCGGAGCCACCTGGTGACCGGGCTGACGAAGGAGATCGAGGCCGACCCGCAGTCGATCACGATCGTGGTGGCCGAGGCGGGGGAGACCGTGGTCAGCGCCGGCTGGATCCGCTACCCGGCCAACAACGGCTTCGGCACCCTCTGGGGCGGCTCGACCCTGCCCGAGTGGCGCCGGAAGGGCATCTACCGGGCGCTGGTGGCGTACCGGGCGCGGCTGGCCGAGCAGCGCGGCCGGACGCTGGTCCAGGTGGACTGTTCGGAGGACAGCCGGCCGATCCTGGAGCGGCTCGGGTTGGTAGCGGTCACCACGACGACCCCGTACGTCTACACTCCGTGA
- a CDS encoding acetolactate synthase, producing the protein MTERVEGHGGELALAALRAHGVREMFTLSGGHVFPLYDAAHKTGFPIYDVRHEQSAVFAAEAVAKLQRRPGLAVLTAGPGVTNGVSGLTSAFFNASPVLVLGGRAPQFRWGSGSLQEMDHLPLVAPVTKHAETVFSADDIPRAVTAALTAALTPHRGPAFLDFPLEAVFSVGDADLPAVSPIAPIEADPAEVAKAAGLIAGASRPVIIAGSDVYAGDAIDALRAAAEALQVPVFTNGMGRGALPPTHPLAFAKARRVALKGADVVVVIGTPLDFRLGFGDFGDAQVVHVVDAPSQRAGHVQPAAAPAGDLRLILTAFAEHPGDRADHADWIAQLRVAEDAARARDAEEIAAETDPIRPARVYGELRKVLAPDAITIGDGGDFVSYAGRYLEPAQPGTWLDPGPYGCLGTGMGYAMGARVSHPDRQICVLMGDGAAGFSLMDVESLARQQLPVVIVVGNNGIWGLEKHPMRAMYGYDVAADLQPGLRYDKVVEALGGAGETVEKAADLGPALTRAFDSGVPYLVNVLTDPADAYPRSSNLA; encoded by the coding sequence ATGACGGAACGGGTCGAGGGTCACGGCGGGGAGCTGGCGCTGGCGGCGCTGCGCGCGCACGGCGTACGGGAGATGTTCACCCTCTCCGGCGGGCACGTCTTCCCGCTCTACGACGCCGCGCACAAGACCGGCTTCCCGATCTACGACGTCCGGCACGAACAGTCGGCCGTCTTCGCCGCCGAGGCGGTGGCCAAGCTCCAGCGCCGGCCCGGCCTGGCCGTGCTCACCGCCGGACCCGGCGTCACCAACGGCGTCTCCGGCCTGACCAGCGCCTTCTTCAACGCCTCCCCGGTGCTGGTGCTCGGGGGCCGGGCCCCGCAGTTCCGCTGGGGCTCCGGCAGCCTCCAGGAGATGGACCACCTGCCGCTGGTCGCTCCGGTCACCAAGCACGCCGAGACGGTGTTCAGCGCCGACGACATCCCGCGCGCGGTCACCGCCGCCCTCACCGCGGCGCTCACCCCGCACCGCGGCCCGGCCTTCCTCGACTTTCCCCTCGAAGCGGTCTTCTCGGTCGGCGACGCCGACCTGCCGGCGGTGTCGCCGATCGCCCCGATCGAGGCCGACCCGGCGGAGGTGGCGAAGGCCGCCGGCCTGATCGCCGGCGCGAGCCGGCCCGTCATCATCGCCGGTTCCGACGTCTACGCCGGTGACGCGATCGACGCCCTGCGGGCGGCCGCCGAGGCGTTGCAGGTGCCGGTCTTCACCAACGGCATGGGGCGCGGCGCGCTGCCACCCACCCACCCGCTCGCCTTCGCCAAGGCCCGCCGGGTCGCGCTCAAGGGCGCGGACGTGGTCGTGGTGATCGGCACCCCGCTGGACTTCCGGCTCGGCTTCGGCGACTTCGGCGACGCCCAGGTCGTGCACGTCGTCGACGCGCCCAGCCAGCGCGCCGGGCACGTGCAGCCCGCCGCCGCTCCCGCCGGCGACCTGCGGCTCATCCTCACCGCCTTCGCGGAGCACCCCGGCGACCGGGCCGACCACGCCGACTGGATCGCCCAGCTCCGGGTCGCCGAGGACGCCGCCAGGGCCCGCGACGCCGAGGAGATTGCCGCCGAGACCGACCCGATCCGCCCGGCCCGGGTCTACGGCGAGCTGCGCAAGGTCCTCGCCCCCGACGCCATCACCATCGGCGACGGCGGCGACTTCGTCTCGTACGCCGGCCGCTACCTGGAGCCGGCGCAGCCCGGCACCTGGCTCGACCCCGGCCCGTACGGCTGCCTCGGCACCGGCATGGGCTACGCGATGGGGGCCCGGGTCAGCCACCCCGACCGGCAGATCTGCGTGCTGATGGGCGACGGCGCGGCGGGCTTCTCGCTGATGGACGTCGAGTCCCTGGCCCGCCAGCAGCTCCCGGTGGTCATCGTGGTCGGCAACAACGGCATCTGGGGCCTGGAGAAGCACCCGATGCGGGCCATGTACGGCTACGACGTCGCCGCCGACCTCCAGCCCGGGCTGCGCTACGACAAGGTGGTCGAGGCGCTCGGCGGCGCCGGCGAGACGGTGGAGAAGGCGGCCGACCTCGGCCCGGCCCTGACCCGCGCCTTCGACTCCGGCGTGCCGTACCTGGTCAACGTGCTGACCGATCCCGCGGACGCGTACCCCCGCTCGTCGAACCTGGCCTGA
- a CDS encoding YidH family protein, translating to MWEAIRRWFDPREMRSVGSRPDYRFSLANERTFLAWLRTGLALIAGGLAAAQFLPPLPVAHLREVIAIALLLLGAAVAVRAVDHWARTERAIRLGEELPASRFPAVLALAVAVGALLLVIAVLARALG from the coding sequence GTGTGGGAGGCGATCAGGCGGTGGTTCGACCCGCGCGAGATGCGGTCGGTCGGCAGCAGGCCCGACTACCGCTTCTCGCTGGCCAACGAGCGGACCTTCCTGGCCTGGCTGCGCACCGGGCTGGCGCTGATCGCCGGCGGGCTGGCCGCCGCCCAGTTCCTGCCACCGCTGCCCGTCGCCCACCTGCGCGAGGTGATCGCCATCGCGCTGCTGCTGCTCGGCGCGGCGGTCGCCGTCCGGGCGGTGGACCACTGGGCACGTACCGAGCGGGCGATCCGGCTCGGCGAGGAGCTGCCGGCGTCCCGCTTCCCGGCCGTGCTGGCCCTCGCCGTCGCCGTCGGCGCGCTGCTGCTGGTGATCGCGGTGCTGGCCCGGGCGCTCGGGTGA
- a CDS encoding ATP-binding cassette domain-containing protein: protein MTYAIQAEGLVRRFGATTALAGVDLAVPTGTVFGLLGPNGAGKTTAVRVLATLLAADEGHATVGGYDVRRDAHRVRQLIGLTGQYASVDETLTGTENLLLIGRLLGMRRADARARARQLLADFHLTDAADRAAKTYSGGMRRRLDLAASLVGRPQVLFLDEPTTGLDPRSRNELWDIVRGLVADGVTVLLTTQYLEEADQLAGEIAVVDHGRVIAQGTPEELKAKTGGQILTVRPADASDLPTVVSIAAEVAGGSPEVAQTTVTVPVNDPGVLPAVVRRLDQAEITIAELALRGSSLDEVFLSLTGHRAEQDGRSDVELEGIPA, encoded by the coding sequence ATGACATACGCGATCCAGGCGGAGGGTCTGGTCCGCCGCTTCGGCGCGACCACCGCCCTCGCCGGAGTCGACCTCGCCGTCCCCACCGGGACGGTCTTCGGTCTGCTCGGGCCGAACGGGGCGGGCAAGACCACCGCGGTACGGGTGCTCGCCACCCTGCTCGCCGCCGACGAGGGGCACGCCACGGTGGGCGGGTACGACGTCCGCCGCGACGCGCACCGGGTCCGCCAGCTGATCGGCCTGACCGGCCAGTACGCCTCGGTCGACGAGACGCTGACCGGCACCGAGAACCTGCTGCTGATCGGCCGGCTGCTCGGGATGCGCCGGGCCGACGCCCGGGCCCGCGCGCGGCAGCTGCTCGCCGATTTCCACCTCACCGACGCCGCCGACCGGGCGGCCAAGACCTACTCGGGCGGCATGCGCCGCCGCCTCGACCTGGCCGCCAGCCTGGTCGGCCGGCCGCAGGTGCTCTTCCTCGACGAGCCGACCACCGGCCTGGACCCGCGCAGCCGCAACGAGCTGTGGGACATCGTCCGGGGCCTGGTCGCCGACGGGGTGACCGTGCTGCTGACCACCCAGTACCTGGAGGAGGCCGACCAGCTCGCCGGCGAGATCGCCGTGGTCGACCACGGCCGGGTCATCGCCCAGGGCACCCCGGAGGAGCTGAAGGCGAAGACTGGCGGGCAGATCCTGACAGTCCGGCCGGCGGACGCCAGCGACCTGCCGACCGTGGTGTCCATCGCCGCGGAGGTCGCCGGGGGGAGCCCGGAGGTCGCCCAGACCACGGTCACCGTGCCGGTGAACGACCCCGGCGTGTTGCCGGCCGTGGTGCGCCGGCTCGACCAGGCCGAGATCACGATCGCCGAGCTGGCCCTGCGCGGTTCCAGCCTGGACGAGGTCTTCCTCTCCCTGACCGGCCACCGGGCCGAGCAGGACGGCCGCTCCGATGTTGAACTGGAAGGGATTCCGGCATGA
- a CDS encoding ABC transporter permease: MTAATFTAAPLAPARRPGLAAGLRHTLTLAWRSLVQIKHNPMELLDLSIQPVMFVLLFTYVFGTAISGSPGDYLQFALPGIIVQNALFATMTTGFGLNNDLTKGVFDRLRALPIARWSPLAGRIVADTVKQAWSVSLLLGVGMILGFRVHQGLFGLLGAFALLLAFSLAASWISVLVGVLVSEPEKVQIFGFMVIFPLSFTSNAFVPTDKMPSWLQHWVDVNPVTILADALRGLLVGGPVAGPVVQSLIWAAALAAVFAPLAVRALRRRV; this comes from the coding sequence ATGACCGCCGCCACCTTCACCGCGGCCCCGCTGGCCCCGGCCCGCCGGCCGGGCCTCGCCGCCGGCCTGCGGCATACCCTCACGCTCGCCTGGCGCAGCCTGGTGCAGATCAAGCACAACCCGATGGAGCTGCTCGACCTGAGCATCCAGCCGGTGATGTTCGTGCTGCTCTTCACGTACGTCTTCGGCACGGCCATCTCCGGCTCCCCGGGCGACTACCTGCAGTTCGCATTGCCCGGGATCATCGTGCAGAACGCCCTCTTCGCCACCATGACCACCGGGTTCGGGCTCAACAACGACCTGACCAAGGGTGTCTTCGACCGGCTGCGCGCGCTGCCGATCGCCCGCTGGTCGCCGCTGGCCGGGCGGATCGTCGCCGACACGGTGAAGCAGGCATGGTCGGTGTCGCTGCTGCTCGGGGTGGGGATGATCCTCGGCTTCCGGGTGCACCAGGGCCTGTTCGGGCTGCTGGGTGCGTTCGCCCTGCTGCTCGCCTTCTCGCTGGCCGCCTCGTGGATCTCGGTGCTGGTCGGGGTGCTGGTCAGCGAGCCGGAGAAGGTGCAGATCTTCGGCTTCATGGTGATCTTCCCACTCTCGTTCACCAGCAACGCCTTCGTACCGACCGACAAGATGCCGTCCTGGCTGCAGCACTGGGTGGACGTCAACCCGGTCACCATCCTGGCCGACGCGCTGCGTGGCCTGCTGGTCGGCGGCCCGGTGGCCGGGCCGGTTGTCCAGTCGCTGATCTGGGCCGCCGCCCTCGCCGCCGTGTTCGCCCCGCTCGCCGTGCGGGCGCTCAGGCGTCGAGTGTGA
- a CDS encoding electron transfer flavoprotein subunit beta/FixA family protein, giving the protein MNIVVLVKQVPDSGADRNLRSDDNTVDRGSANNVINEMDEYAIEEALKIKEAHGGEVTILTMGPDRATESIRKALSMGPDKAVHVVDDALHGSCAVATSKVLAAALGQLNADLVICGAESTDGRVQVIPHMIAERLGVAALTGARKLTVDGATLTVERQTEEGYEVVTASTPAVVSVWDTINEPRYPSFKGIMAAKKKPVQTLSLGDLGVAPTEVGFDGATSAVLEHTKRPPRSGGAKITDEGEGGVKLVEFLATEKFV; this is encoded by the coding sequence ATGAACATCGTCGTACTCGTCAAGCAGGTGCCCGATTCGGGCGCGGACCGCAACCTGCGTTCTGACGACAACACCGTCGACCGCGGCTCGGCGAACAACGTCATCAACGAGATGGACGAGTACGCCATCGAAGAGGCGTTGAAGATCAAGGAGGCGCACGGCGGCGAGGTCACCATCCTGACCATGGGTCCGGACCGGGCGACCGAGTCGATCCGCAAGGCGCTCTCCATGGGCCCGGACAAGGCCGTGCACGTCGTGGACGACGCTCTGCACGGGTCCTGCGCCGTGGCCACCTCGAAGGTGCTCGCCGCCGCGCTCGGGCAGCTCAACGCCGACCTGGTGATCTGCGGCGCCGAGTCCACCGACGGCCGGGTCCAGGTCATCCCGCACATGATCGCCGAGCGGCTGGGCGTCGCCGCCCTCACCGGCGCGCGCAAGCTCACCGTCGACGGCGCCACGCTGACCGTCGAGCGGCAGACCGAGGAGGGCTACGAGGTGGTCACCGCCTCGACCCCGGCCGTGGTCTCCGTCTGGGACACCATCAACGAGCCGCGCTACCCGTCCTTCAAGGGCATCATGGCCGCCAAGAAGAAGCCGGTGCAGACGCTCTCCCTGGGTGACCTCGGCGTCGCCCCGACCGAGGTGGGCTTCGACGGCGCGACCAGCGCCGTGCTGGAGCACACCAAGCGCCCGCCGCGCTCTGGCGGCGCCAAGATCACCGACGAGGGCGAGGGCGGCGTCAAGCTGGTCGAGTTCCTCGCCACCGAGAAGTTCGTGTGA
- the mnmA gene encoding tRNA 2-thiouridine(34) synthase MnmA, with amino-acid sequence MRVLAAMSGGVDSAVAAARAVEAGHDVTGVHLALARNPQTYRTGARGCCTLEDSRDARRAADVIGIPFYVWDMADRFHEDVVDDFVAEYAAGRTPNPCLRCNEKIKFAAVLDRAVALGFDAVVTGHHARLGPDGLLRRSVDLAKDQSYVLAVLTRAQLDRSIFPLGDSTKAEVRAEAARRGLAVADKPDSHDICFIADGDTRGFLAQRLGESPGDVVDAVSGAVVGSHTGAYAYTVGQRRGLHLDRPAPDGRPRYVLSITPKTNTVTVGPAEALEVSQVRAARPVWTGGERPTAPVGCEVQLRAHGDVVPATVELSADGLAAELRRPVRGVAAGQAIVAYRPDPAGDVVLGSATITG; translated from the coding sequence GTGAGGGTTCTGGCGGCGATGTCGGGCGGGGTGGACTCCGCCGTGGCGGCGGCGCGCGCGGTGGAGGCCGGGCACGACGTGACCGGCGTGCACCTGGCGCTGGCCCGTAACCCGCAGACCTACCGCACCGGCGCCCGCGGCTGCTGCACCCTGGAGGACTCCCGGGACGCCCGCCGGGCCGCCGACGTCATCGGCATCCCGTTCTACGTCTGGGACATGGCGGACCGCTTCCACGAGGACGTGGTGGACGACTTCGTCGCCGAGTACGCGGCCGGTCGTACCCCGAATCCCTGCCTGCGCTGCAACGAGAAGATCAAGTTTGCCGCGGTGCTGGACCGGGCCGTGGCCCTGGGCTTCGACGCGGTGGTCACCGGCCACCATGCCCGGCTCGGCCCCGACGGCCTGCTGCGGCGCAGCGTCGACCTGGCCAAGGACCAGTCGTACGTCCTCGCGGTGCTGACCCGCGCGCAGCTGGACCGGTCGATCTTCCCGCTCGGAGACTCCACCAAGGCCGAGGTCCGCGCCGAGGCCGCCCGGCGCGGCCTCGCGGTGGCCGACAAGCCCGACTCGCACGACATCTGCTTCATCGCCGACGGCGACACCCGCGGCTTCCTCGCCCAGCGGCTCGGCGAGTCGCCCGGCGACGTGGTCGACGCGGTCAGCGGCGCGGTGGTCGGCAGCCACACCGGCGCGTACGCCTACACCGTCGGCCAGCGGCGCGGGCTGCACCTGGACCGGCCGGCCCCGGACGGCCGGCCCCGCTACGTGCTCTCCATCACGCCGAAGACCAACACGGTGACCGTCGGCCCGGCCGAGGCGCTGGAGGTCTCCCAGGTTCGGGCGGCCCGGCCGGTCTGGACGGGTGGCGAGCGGCCGACCGCGCCGGTCGGGTGCGAGGTGCAGCTGCGGGCGCACGGCGACGTGGTACCCGCCACCGTCGAGCTCTCCGCCGACGGGCTCGCCGCCGAGCTGCGCCGCCCGGTCCGCGGGGTCGCCGCCGGCCAGGCCATCGTGGCGTACCGGCCGGACCCGGCCGGGGACGTGGTGCTGGGCTCGGCCACCATCACCGGCTGA
- a CDS encoding PLD nuclease N-terminal domain-containing protein has translation MIRLYGLLFLAEVVLGICALISCLSAEEGEIRALPRIAWVLIILFFPLVGSIAWFVAGREAGAGRPRTAWPMGNGFSERDRGHRQVAPDDDPAFLSSIGERPRQQDQELFRRWEDDLRRREEELRRRETEQDRPEV, from the coding sequence ATGATTCGCCTGTACGGGCTTCTCTTCCTGGCCGAGGTCGTGCTCGGCATCTGCGCACTCATCAGCTGCCTCTCCGCGGAGGAGGGTGAGATCCGGGCCCTGCCCCGCATCGCCTGGGTGCTGATCATCCTGTTCTTCCCGCTGGTCGGGTCGATCGCCTGGTTCGTCGCCGGTCGGGAGGCGGGCGCGGGCCGCCCCCGGACCGCCTGGCCGATGGGGAACGGTTTCTCCGAGCGGGACCGTGGTCACCGCCAGGTGGCGCCGGACGACGACCCGGCGTTCCTGTCGTCCATCGGGGAGCGGCCCCGGCAGCAGGACCAGGAGCTCTTCCGCCGCTGGGAGGACGACCTGCGCCGCCGCGAGGAGGAGCTGCGCCGCCGGGAGACCGAGCAGGACCGGCCGGAGGTCTGA